Proteins found in one Erythrobacter sp. 3-20A1M genomic segment:
- a CDS encoding alpha/beta hydrolase fold domain-containing protein, whose product MILRTALAAAALFAATPAMAQLVTAPWPDELSPEARAGLAADDARPSEPASIEDRRVRAEAIQQAVGQPRLRRYGVRMADAEIAGVPVRIFTPGDALADGPVLLNLHGGGFLVDSGSITENAAVAALTGYRVVAVRYRLAPEHIFPAAADDALAVYRALLAEHSPGRIGLYGTSAGAILAAELVARLRAENLPQPGALGFFSGTADLTRAGDSVVLFLDPASVASLVALYTGTRDPADVLISPGRGRLAGWPPTLCLSSGRDFLLGATADFCRALDAAGVPSNLIVFDGLPHAFWSYIDAPETDAAFAAMARFFRGRLEETQ is encoded by the coding sequence ATGATCCTTCGCACAGCCTTGGCGGCGGCCGCGTTGTTCGCCGCGACGCCTGCTATGGCGCAACTCGTCACCGCTCCCTGGCCTGACGAACTGTCCCCCGAAGCGCGCGCCGGGCTTGCCGCGGACGATGCCCGTCCTTCGGAGCCTGCCTCGATCGAGGACAGGCGCGTCAGGGCCGAGGCAATCCAGCAGGCGGTCGGCCAGCCCCGGCTTCGGCGCTACGGCGTGCGGATGGCGGATGCCGAGATCGCCGGGGTACCAGTCCGGATTTTCACGCCCGGCGACGCGCTCGCGGACGGGCCGGTGCTACTCAATCTTCATGGCGGCGGCTTCCTCGTTGATTCGGGCTCGATAACGGAGAATGCGGCAGTCGCCGCCCTCACCGGGTATCGCGTCGTCGCGGTCCGCTACAGGCTCGCGCCCGAACATATATTCCCGGCGGCGGCGGACGACGCGCTTGCGGTCTATCGCGCTTTGCTGGCCGAGCATTCCCCCGGGCGTATCGGCCTGTACGGCACCTCTGCCGGAGCGATTCTGGCCGCCGAACTGGTGGCGAGACTCCGGGCCGAGAATCTCCCTCAGCCCGGCGCGCTGGGCTTCTTCTCGGGCACCGCCGATCTGACGCGCGCCGGCGACAGTGTGGTGCTGTTTCTCGACCCCGCATCGGTGGCGTCGCTGGTGGCGCTTTACACGGGCACGCGCGACCCAGCGGACGTGCTGATTTCGCCGGGCAGAGGCCGGCTCGCGGGATGGCCACCGACACTGTGCCTCAGCAGCGGTCGGGACTTTCTGCTCGGCGCTACCGCCGATTTCTGCCGCGCGCTGGATGCCGCGGGCGTGCCTTCGAACCTCATTGTGTTCGACGGTCTGCCCCACGCTTTCTGGAGCTATATCGACGCCCCCGAAACCGATGCCGCCTTCGCCGCAATGGCGCGCTTCTTTCGCGGGCGCCTGGAGGAGACACAATGA
- a CDS encoding alpha/beta hydrolase: MKFLMAAPILIALYGAPALAQEVQVRAFTLPLSNQLSEEAQRILVRMNDESAPEGIASDLVRQRAFYQAWNDRRLAEMRSRFTTRWARETIGGVAVDVVTPEEGIAPANSDRVLINVHGGAFMWGSGSGALVEAIPIAATMQVKVVTVDYRLAPENHYPAASEDVTAVYRALLEQYRPENIGIYGCSAGGVITAQATAWIRSQGLPMPGAIGTFCGTGAAYSGDSPFLAGPITGGEPLPVSSLPPTIPNPYMAGVAPEDARAYPLGSDAETRAMPPTLLLAGGRDFAVSALTLAHRRLAAAGVESELQLFDGLPHAFFMWPDMPESTEAYRLITAFFDRHLGTHPMERND, from the coding sequence ATGAAGTTCCTGATGGCCGCCCCGATCCTGATCGCGTTGTACGGTGCCCCGGCGCTTGCGCAGGAGGTTCAGGTGCGCGCCTTTACCCTGCCCCTCTCGAACCAGCTCAGCGAGGAAGCGCAGCGCATTCTGGTACGGATGAATGATGAAAGCGCGCCCGAGGGGATTGCAAGCGATCTGGTGAGGCAGCGCGCTTTTTATCAAGCGTGGAATGACCGTCGTCTTGCGGAGATGCGCAGCCGCTTCACCACGCGTTGGGCGCGTGAGACGATCGGCGGCGTCGCGGTCGATGTCGTCACGCCGGAGGAGGGCATCGCGCCGGCCAATTCCGATCGCGTCCTCATCAACGTCCATGGTGGCGCGTTCATGTGGGGATCGGGAAGCGGTGCGCTGGTCGAGGCGATTCCGATCGCCGCGACGATGCAGGTGAAGGTCGTAACCGTCGACTATCGTCTGGCGCCGGAGAACCACTATCCGGCCGCTTCGGAAGACGTGACCGCGGTCTATCGCGCGTTGCTCGAGCAATATCGCCCAGAGAATATCGGCATCTACGGCTGCTCGGCGGGCGGCGTCATCACTGCACAGGCGACGGCATGGATCCGCAGCCAGGGTCTGCCCATGCCGGGCGCCATCGGCACCTTCTGCGGAACGGGCGCCGCCTATTCGGGCGATAGTCCCTTTCTGGCCGGGCCGATCACCGGCGGCGAACCACTGCCGGTGTCGTCGCTCCCGCCAACGATCCCCAACCCCTATATGGCAGGCGTCGCGCCCGAGGATGCGCGTGCATATCCGCTTGGCTCTGATGCCGAAACGAGGGCGATGCCGCCCACGCTGTTGCTGGCTGGCGGGCGGGATTTCGCCGTAAGCGCGCTCACGCTGGCCCATCGCCGCCTCGCCGCAGCCGGAGTCGAAAGCGAACTCCAGCTCTTCGACGGCCTGCCACACGCCTTTTTCATGTGGCCCGACATGCCCGAGTCGACCGAAGCCTATCGCCTGATCACCGCATTCTTTGACCGGCATCTCGGCACGCACCCAATGGAAAGGAATGATTGA
- a CDS encoding S9 family peptidase: MIRRHLTLAFAPLLLVATAALATDVQSPRQTQIETDLAERARHLGATDVTTKGAPNGGIILEAKLAGSQFALAIPDGWSGDALLYAHGYSTPGTPVAVATDPVTQAPGSGLLGDAYGEGFAVGHSAYDKAGLGVETGVTNTKRLRDFVAALGGKRIYVMGDSMGGSIVVTLLEMYPEAFAGGFARCGVVADWQDLLGRLIDMRLVYNVLTKDTPYALPGEQDVRRNAIAPEPPDGTTGALAQAYVFGQIGKVATPPLKLWAAAQKDPNGREAKIVRAVTGVGGFANDAAALAFPLVTAALGAEDMAATAGGWVYGNIGKTYEVPGLSAEEEEAVNRSVQRVSAAPQALAYLQRWHRATGRIATPLVTMHNRIDSLVPYAQEEALAAVVAEAGRTDYLVQYGVPATRAPLPIGGVEGYTHCGFDNAQTLKAWDALRQWVETGAKPEASPQ; this comes from the coding sequence ATGATCCGTCGCCACCTGACTCTCGCCTTTGCGCCGCTGCTGCTCGTTGCGACCGCAGCGCTTGCCACCGACGTACAGTCACCGCGGCAGACGCAGATCGAGACCGATCTGGCGGAACGCGCCAGGCACCTCGGCGCAACCGATGTTACGACCAAGGGAGCGCCGAACGGCGGCATCATCCTGGAAGCAAAGCTGGCAGGCAGTCAGTTCGCGCTCGCGATACCCGATGGCTGGAGCGGCGACGCATTGCTGTACGCTCATGGCTATTCCACCCCCGGCACGCCGGTGGCAGTCGCTACCGACCCCGTCACCCAGGCCCCGGGATCGGGTTTGCTCGGCGATGCCTATGGCGAGGGCTTTGCGGTCGGCCACAGCGCCTATGACAAGGCGGGCCTGGGCGTCGAAACCGGCGTGACGAACACCAAGCGGCTTCGCGACTTCGTCGCCGCGCTGGGCGGCAAGCGCATCTATGTGATGGGCGATTCGATGGGCGGAAGCATCGTCGTCACGCTGCTGGAAATGTATCCCGAGGCCTTTGCGGGCGGCTTCGCGCGCTGCGGCGTGGTCGCCGATTGGCAGGATCTGCTCGGCCGGCTGATCGACATGCGCCTCGTTTATAATGTCCTGACCAAGGACACGCCCTATGCCCTGCCCGGCGAACAGGATGTGCGCCGCAACGCGATCGCCCCCGAGCCTCCCGACGGTACAACTGGGGCGCTCGCACAGGCATATGTCTTTGGGCAGATCGGCAAAGTCGCCACTCCTCCCCTGAAGCTTTGGGCCGCCGCGCAAAAGGATCCGAACGGGCGCGAGGCAAAAATCGTCCGCGCGGTCACGGGCGTGGGCGGATTCGCGAACGATGCCGCAGCGCTTGCTTTCCCGCTCGTAACCGCCGCGCTCGGCGCAGAGGATATGGCAGCGACCGCAGGCGGTTGGGTCTATGGCAACATTGGCAAGACCTACGAGGTGCCTGGCCTGTCCGCAGAGGAAGAGGAGGCGGTCAATCGCAGCGTTCAGCGGGTATCCGCCGCACCGCAGGCGCTGGCCTATCTACAGCGCTGGCACCGGGCGACGGGCCGGATTGCGACGCCGCTGGTGACGATGCACAATCGTATCGATTCGCTGGTTCCCTATGCCCAGGAGGAGGCGCTGGCCGCGGTGGTGGCCGAGGCTGGGCGCACCGATTATCTCGTGCAATACGGCGTGCCCGCCACCCGGGCTCCGCTGCCGATCGGCGGTGTTGAGGGCTACACGCATTGCGGTTTCGACAATGCGCAGACGCTGAAGGCATGGGATGCGCTTCGCCAGTGGGTGGAGACCGGTGCCAAGCCTGAAGCGAGCCCGCAATGA